A single genomic interval of Streptomyces sp. NBC_00663 harbors:
- a CDS encoding SCO2322 family protein yields the protein MRRATALLLTAFCLLALTGQAAHATGYRYWSFWDRTGTAWTYATQGPATAVPADGDVQGFRFAVSEDSTDATKPRGTASFAEICANTPAGPGKKRVALVIDFGTPTDAPSGETPPALRTKCAVVPDDATTAEALATVAKPLRYDTNALLCAIAGYPEAGCGEQVATGEKKTATKKTSHEGPSVGLLAGAAAVAALAAAAIWQTRRRRNAQP from the coding sequence ATGCGCCGCGCCACCGCCCTGCTCCTGACGGCGTTCTGCCTCCTGGCCCTCACCGGCCAGGCGGCCCACGCCACCGGTTACCGCTACTGGTCGTTCTGGGACCGCACCGGCACGGCCTGGACCTACGCCACCCAGGGCCCCGCCACCGCCGTCCCCGCCGACGGCGACGTCCAGGGCTTCCGCTTCGCGGTGAGCGAGGACTCGACGGACGCGACGAAGCCCCGCGGCACGGCGTCGTTCGCCGAGATCTGCGCGAACACCCCCGCCGGTCCCGGCAAGAAGCGCGTCGCCCTGGTCATCGACTTCGGCACGCCGACGGACGCCCCGTCAGGAGAAACACCCCCCGCGCTCCGCACGAAGTGCGCGGTGGTCCCGGACGACGCGACCACGGCCGAAGCCCTGGCAACGGTGGCGAAACCCCTGCGCTATGACACCAACGCCCTGCTGTGCGCGATCGCCGGGTACCCGGAGGCGGGGTGCGGGGAGCAGGTGGCGACGGGAGAGAAGAAGACGGCAACGAAGAAGACGTCACACGAGGGTCCATCAGTGGGCCTGCTGGCAGGCGCCGCGGCAGTGGCAGCCCTGGCCGCGGCAGCGATATGGCAGACGCGACGGCGCAGAAATGCACAGCCGTAA
- a CDS encoding phosphotransferase produces the protein MEITGRLIGSGRACDVYEIDDAWVLRRDREGYADALAEAAVMERVRAHGYPVPRVRTADCSRSDLVMQRLHGPTMLAAFAAGRIDAREAGETMARLLRRLHAVPGRVVHLDLHPDNVMLTDDGPYVIDWANAEEGDPGLDWGMSAVILAQVAVGDEPIAGPARAMLAALLADPSALTEKGLTEARGRRALNPTMTRGETELLGAAEELIRTYLP, from the coding sequence ATGGAGATCACGGGGAGGCTCATCGGCTCGGGGCGGGCGTGCGACGTCTACGAGATCGACGACGCGTGGGTGCTGCGGCGCGACCGGGAGGGGTACGCGGACGCGCTGGCCGAGGCCGCCGTCATGGAGCGTGTGCGGGCCCATGGGTATCCGGTGCCCCGGGTGCGGACAGCGGACTGCTCCAGGTCCGACCTCGTCATGCAGCGGCTGCACGGGCCGACGATGCTGGCGGCGTTCGCGGCCGGGCGGATCGACGCCCGGGAGGCGGGGGAGACGATGGCGCGGCTGCTGCGGCGGCTGCACGCCGTTCCGGGGCGGGTGGTTCACCTGGATCTGCATCCGGACAACGTGATGCTCACCGACGACGGGCCCTACGTCATCGACTGGGCCAATGCCGAGGAGGGCGACCCCGGCCTCGACTGGGGCATGTCCGCGGTGATCCTCGCCCAGGTCGCCGTCGGCGACGAGCCGATCGCCGGGCCGGCCCGCGCGATGCTGGCCGCCCTGCTGGCCGATCCTTCCGCACTCACGGAGAAGGGGCTCACCGAGGCGCGCGGGCGGCGGGCGCTCAATCCGACGATGACCCGAGGTGAGACCGAACTGCTGGGCGCGGCCGAGGAGTTGATCAGGACGTACCTGCCCTGA
- a CDS encoding prenyltransferase/squalene oxidase repeat-containing protein → MNVRRSAAVLAATAVIGTATPAMAADPSASPSPSVAIPDGLYGTGDPTYDGVWRQSLTLMAQMEASVEPADKAVDWLAGQQCANGAFPAFRADTTKTCDAKVMVDTNSTAAAVQALAATGGHEDVPRKAVAWLKSVQNKDGGWGYTAGGASDANSTSVVIGALTAVGEQATKVKKNGRTPYDALLRLALPCAGDGAGAFAYQPDKKGGLSANADATAAAVLGALGEQQTNVHSDDDRASQSCEKPGDSEQAAHNGASYLAKTMAKDKYLKSVLPGSEDQPDYGNTADAVVALSAADFHAEATASVHWLEANALKWAAQTGPAAYAQLAFAAQAGGVSPREFGGKDLIVLLNATGPKPEHVPGPKEGRATGTAESDDSKDGLSIAWTVGGGLVLGSLIGFALMLRGRKRRA, encoded by the coding sequence ATGAACGTCCGCCGCAGCGCCGCGGTCCTGGCCGCCACCGCCGTGATCGGCACGGCCACCCCGGCCATGGCCGCCGATCCGTCCGCCTCGCCTTCTCCGTCGGTGGCGATACCGGACGGGTTGTACGGGACGGGTGACCCTACGTATGACGGGGTGTGGCGGCAGTCGCTGACGCTGATGGCGCAGATGGAAGCGTCCGTCGAACCCGCCGACAAGGCCGTCGACTGGCTGGCCGGCCAGCAGTGCGCCAACGGTGCCTTCCCGGCCTTCCGCGCCGACACCACCAAGACCTGCGATGCCAAGGTCATGGTCGACACCAACAGCACGGCCGCCGCGGTGCAGGCGCTCGCCGCGACCGGCGGTCACGAGGACGTCCCGCGCAAGGCGGTCGCCTGGCTGAAGTCCGTACAGAACAAGGACGGCGGCTGGGGCTACACCGCCGGCGGGGCGAGCGACGCGAACTCCACGTCCGTGGTCATCGGGGCGCTCACCGCCGTCGGCGAGCAGGCCACGAAGGTGAAGAAGAACGGCAGGACCCCCTACGACGCCCTGTTGCGGCTCGCTCTTCCCTGCGCCGGCGACGGCGCGGGCGCCTTCGCCTACCAGCCCGACAAGAAGGGCGGGCTCTCCGCCAACGCGGACGCCACGGCGGCGGCGGTGCTCGGTGCGCTCGGCGAGCAGCAGACGAACGTCCACAGCGACGACGACCGGGCGAGCCAGTCCTGCGAGAAGCCCGGCGACTCCGAGCAGGCCGCCCACAACGGCGCCTCCTACCTCGCGAAGACGATGGCCAAGGACAAGTACCTGAAGTCGGTCCTGCCCGGCTCCGAGGACCAGCCCGACTACGGCAACACCGCCGACGCGGTCGTCGCCCTGTCCGCCGCCGACTTCCATGCCGAGGCCACCGCGTCCGTCCATTGGCTGGAGGCCAACGCCCTGAAGTGGGCCGCGCAGACCGGCCCCGCCGCCTACGCCCAGCTCGCCTTCGCCGCTCAGGCCGGTGGCGTGAGCCCGCGCGAGTTCGGCGGCAAGGACCTGATCGTCCTGCTGAACGCGACCGGCCCGAAGCCCGAGCACGTGCCCGGCCCGAAGGAGGGCCGGGCGACCGGGACGGCCGAGTCCGACGACAGCAAGGACGGGCTGTCCATAGCCTGGACCGTCGGTGGCGGTCTCGTCCTCGGCTCCCTCATCGGCTTCGCCCTCATGCTCCGCGGCCGGAAGCGCCGCGCGTGA